In one window of Leptospira sp. GIMC2001 DNA:
- a CDS encoding adenylate/guanylate cyclase domain-containing protein, translating into MSSLKILDWRKESNLLDFKDFLEKLHFAPGEVIIREGEIGDSYFMLDSGTVHVWKNVDGNEDLDFGILNPGESFGEMALIDNEPRAATIKAETEAVLYKMTRHNFKSILEHSPHVAEFILRLMNQRFREAEVRTVKVLRKKNLELARANQELEEKVNNRTKELEETIKVNEKLLSSVLPPYAVKKLLQSQKEMVLDTYDRAGVLFTDIVGFTELSQMITPEKLIDVLNHIFSIFDVITTTYSLEKIKTIGDAYMLVGGLPGCGDNFEEDMANFAIDAIDTIHSMEFDVPKKLDVRVGFHFGRAIAGVIGIDKYAYDIWGDTVNIASRMESHGAPGQIHVSQDVYEKLKDKFTFESRGTIPVKGKGDMNTYFLTGRIE; encoded by the coding sequence ATGTCCTCATTGAAAATATTAGATTGGCGAAAAGAATCCAATTTGTTGGATTTCAAAGATTTTTTGGAGAAGCTCCATTTTGCACCTGGAGAAGTTATCATCAGGGAAGGTGAGATTGGTGACAGCTATTTCATGCTTGATTCAGGTACAGTTCATGTTTGGAAGAATGTCGACGGTAATGAAGATCTCGATTTCGGAATTTTAAATCCTGGGGAATCTTTCGGAGAGATGGCACTCATTGACAATGAGCCAAGAGCTGCTACCATCAAAGCAGAAACCGAAGCTGTCCTCTATAAAATGACACGCCATAATTTTAAATCAATCCTTGAGCACAGTCCGCATGTTGCAGAATTTATTTTGAGATTGATGAATCAAAGATTTCGCGAAGCGGAAGTGCGAACAGTAAAAGTCCTAAGAAAAAAGAACTTGGAATTAGCGAGAGCCAATCAAGAGCTCGAAGAAAAAGTCAATAATCGCACGAAAGAGTTGGAAGAAACCATCAAGGTCAATGAGAAGTTATTGAGCTCTGTTCTCCCTCCTTATGCAGTTAAGAAATTATTGCAGAGTCAAAAGGAAATGGTTCTGGATACTTATGATCGCGCTGGAGTTTTATTTACTGATATTGTTGGATTTACCGAATTGTCGCAGATGATTACACCTGAGAAATTGATTGATGTTCTTAATCATATTTTCTCAATTTTTGATGTAATTACGACAACTTACTCTCTTGAGAAGATTAAAACAATTGGCGACGCATATATGTTAGTCGGTGGTCTTCCTGGTTGTGGTGACAATTTTGAAGAAGATATGGCTAATTTTGCAATAGATGCGATTGATACAATTCATAGTATGGAATTCGACGTTCCTAAGAAATTGGATGTAAGAGTTGGTTTCCATTTTGGTCGGGCGATCGCGGGCGTAATCGGAATTGATAAATATGCTTATGATATCTGGGGAGACACAGTAAACATTGCCAGTCGAATGGAATCTCATGGTGCGCCAGGACAGATCCACGTTTCTCAAGACGTTTATGAAAAGTTAAAAGATAAATTTACTTTTGAATCGAGAGGAACTATTCCCGTAAAAGGTAAGGGTGATATGAACACTTACTTTCTTACGGGAAGAATTGAATAA
- the murA gene encoding UDP-N-acetylglucosamine 1-carboxyvinyltransferase codes for MAESFFRIKGKNPISGTITPQGNKNEALPLLGAVCMIKSEVILENVPMIADVLNLIEVISHLGVEVKKLEPGRFSFRPGNNLNSDLPPELCSKLRGAVTLAGPILAMTGRVFLPRPGGDKIGRRRIDTHLLALEALGAHIEVFPDGYEIKTDKLIGKDILLDETSVTATENAVMAACFAEGRTIIRNAASEPHVQGLCRFLNSSGAKISGIGSNVLIIDSISTLESNNGEPIVHRIGSDYLEIGSFISLAALTRGELFIKDVNLSDIRMMRIVYSRLGIEIRPHEDGIIVPSGQKMEIHPDYHGVTPKIDDAPWPGFPADMTSVALVTATQCKGTVMIHEKLFESRLFFVDNIIAMGAQIILCDPHRAIVIGPNKLYGQRVASPDIRAGMAMILAALCAEGVSEIHNIIQIDRGFERIDERLQGLGADIQRIEE; via the coding sequence GTGGCAGAGTCATTTTTCCGTATCAAAGGCAAGAACCCGATTTCGGGTACAATTACACCGCAAGGCAATAAGAACGAAGCACTCCCTCTATTGGGTGCTGTTTGCATGATCAAATCAGAAGTGATTTTAGAAAATGTTCCAATGATTGCGGACGTTTTGAACTTAATCGAAGTGATTAGTCATTTAGGTGTAGAAGTGAAAAAATTGGAACCAGGTCGTTTTTCATTTCGACCAGGCAATAATCTGAATTCTGATTTGCCACCCGAACTTTGCAGCAAGCTTCGTGGAGCTGTCACCTTAGCGGGCCCTATTCTTGCTATGACTGGAAGAGTATTTTTGCCAAGACCTGGGGGAGACAAAATTGGTCGGAGAAGAATTGATACTCATCTTCTTGCGCTCGAAGCACTTGGTGCTCATATCGAAGTGTTTCCTGATGGCTATGAAATAAAAACGGACAAATTGATCGGCAAAGACATTCTTTTGGACGAAACGTCCGTCACAGCAACCGAAAATGCAGTGATGGCTGCTTGTTTTGCTGAAGGTAGAACGATAATTCGAAATGCAGCGTCTGAACCACATGTGCAAGGACTTTGCCGATTTCTTAATTCAAGCGGCGCAAAAATCTCTGGCATCGGATCCAACGTTTTGATCATAGATAGCATATCTACTCTTGAATCCAATAATGGCGAACCAATTGTCCATAGAATTGGAAGTGACTATTTGGAAATTGGATCCTTTATCTCACTTGCGGCATTGACTCGAGGTGAGTTGTTTATCAAAGATGTAAACCTTTCAGATATTCGCATGATGCGAATCGTATATTCAAGACTCGGAATTGAAATCAGACCGCATGAAGATGGAATTATAGTGCCATCTGGACAGAAAATGGAAATACATCCTGATTATCATGGAGTAACTCCCAAGATCGACGATGCACCTTGGCCTGGTTTTCCAGCAGATATGACATCCGTCGCATTGGTTACTGCTACGCAATGCAAAGGAACTGTGATGATTCATGAGAAACTTTTTGAATCTCGACTATTTTTCGTTGATAATATTATTGCGATGGGTGCTCAGATCATTCTCTGCGATCCACATCGAGCTATCGTAATTGGACCGAACAAATTGTACGGTCAACGTGTTGCAAGCCCAGATATTCGTGCAGGAATGGCGATGATACTTGCTGCATTATGTGCTGAGGGTGTAAGCGAAATTCACAATATTATACAAATTGATCGCGGTTTTGAGCGAATTGATGAAAGATTGCAAGGATTAGGAGCAGACATCCAAAGAATCGAAGAATGA
- a CDS encoding 4Fe-4S dicluster domain-containing protein, with protein MKRKDLFRTLFTKAIDLTIEAGEELSDAFKPAEKQQKSHNSNSESNLELQIKDFSQEIFNPPKRKSKKLKNNKDQEIYFQPNGLKFPPGSIQPESKFLKNCTGCSDCIFNCPYTVLFPLYNNSLNKNIPYMDVNSNACLMCKDWPCINACNFDALKPFKNNEKPKFGQAKGKFEFCINQKTGEKTCNACEESCPIDNVVKFKNEKPTFAKSCVGCGICVQSCPTYPKAIQIN; from the coding sequence ATGAAAAGAAAAGATCTCTTTCGCACACTATTCACGAAAGCAATTGATCTAACAATCGAAGCAGGTGAAGAGCTCTCAGATGCCTTCAAACCTGCAGAAAAACAGCAAAAATCCCATAATTCCAACTCTGAGAGCAACCTTGAGCTCCAAATAAAAGATTTTAGTCAAGAAATTTTCAACCCACCTAAACGAAAGTCGAAAAAATTAAAAAATAATAAGGATCAGGAAATTTATTTCCAACCAAACGGACTAAAATTTCCTCCTGGTTCCATTCAACCAGAGAGCAAATTTCTGAAAAACTGTACAGGTTGTTCAGATTGTATCTTCAATTGTCCATACACAGTTTTATTCCCACTGTATAACAATTCACTGAATAAAAATATACCGTATATGGATGTAAATTCGAACGCTTGTTTGATGTGCAAAGATTGGCCTTGCATCAATGCATGCAACTTTGATGCATTAAAACCCTTTAAAAACAATGAAAAACCCAAATTTGGCCAAGCTAAAGGGAAGTTTGAATTTTGCATCAATCAGAAGACAGGCGAGAAGACTTGTAATGCCTGCGAAGAGTCTTGTCCTATTGATAATGTTGTAAAATTCAAAAATGAAAAGCCCACGTTCGCAAAATCCTGCGTAGGTTGTGGAATATGTGTTCAATCTTGCCCAACATATCCTAAAGCTATTCAGATAAACTAA
- a CDS encoding LIC10235 family protein: MEPIKVNPASLDKIASDLKKDPETAIGNYLYKGFRIQISKYKASGAERVQQLYKRRRENGMCIVCGTKVSRKNPATGKLYRLCDYHRSLIDQKNKEKSAKAKKAKKA, from the coding sequence ATGGAACCAATTAAAGTCAATCCAGCATCACTAGATAAAATAGCTTCTGATCTAAAAAAAGATCCTGAAACAGCGATAGGAAACTACCTTTACAAAGGATTTAGAATTCAAATAAGCAAATACAAAGCATCTGGTGCTGAGAGAGTTCAACAACTCTATAAAAGAAGAAGAGAAAACGGTATGTGTATCGTTTGTGGAACAAAAGTTTCAAGAAAGAACCCAGCTACTGGCAAATTATACAGACTTTGTGATTATCACAGATCTTTGATCGACCAAAAGAACAAAGAAAAAAGTGCTAAGGCTAAAAAAGCTAAGAAAGCATAG
- the mtaB gene encoding tRNA (N(6)-L-threonylcarbamoyladenosine(37)-C(2))-methylthiotransferase MtaB — MQKKSQSPKMQKEFSPIPSRLADIQQNPNIGILVDSNISDSVDPGSLTKIGFEEPKGLTENKKVAVHTLGCRLNFFETDGILSVLKENGYAMADVGEHPSDIIINTCTVTNRADVKNRNIIRSAIKKFPGANVWVTGCYAQTDREVLESIPGVAGVFGNTEKSALAYKILGHSNPVNLDRFSYSDVLPEGHTRAYLKVQDGCNRVCSYCKIPQARGAGVSRGLTDILDQVKYIQDHGVGEIILTGVNLGWYRDANGQKSFIPLLESILKILDYSRLRLSSLEPPDLGHDLVDLISHPRFCKFLHIPIQSGSRKILKSMRRTYNPDSFRKRIELAKSKFPNIFLGTDVITGFPGESDFEFNETVDLLRELEFTKIHAFPYSVRKNTEAERLGDSVPHEIKKQRVLELMHLSREWTKDYILKRVSSLEEAILEKDGTLVTDSYIKGRLADQELKDKLLAGQFLDVEIVGILDQSNANSKSSGKEVLAELRIRTK; from the coding sequence ATGCAAAAGAAGTCCCAATCTCCAAAAATGCAGAAAGAATTCTCTCCTATTCCATCTAGATTGGCTGATATACAACAAAATCCGAATATTGGAATTCTCGTTGATTCAAATATTTCTGATTCAGTTGATCCGGGTTCCTTAACAAAAATTGGTTTTGAAGAACCTAAAGGTTTAACTGAAAATAAAAAGGTCGCAGTACATACATTAGGCTGTAGGTTGAATTTTTTTGAAACAGATGGAATTCTCTCTGTTCTGAAAGAGAATGGGTATGCTATGGCGGACGTAGGTGAGCATCCGTCTGATATTATTATCAATACCTGCACTGTTACCAATCGAGCCGATGTCAAAAATAGAAACATCATTCGCTCAGCTATCAAGAAATTTCCTGGAGCAAATGTATGGGTTACAGGTTGTTATGCCCAGACAGATCGAGAAGTGTTGGAATCAATTCCTGGTGTCGCTGGAGTTTTTGGAAATACAGAGAAGTCAGCATTAGCATACAAAATTCTGGGTCACTCGAATCCTGTAAATCTGGATCGATTTTCATATTCAGATGTTTTGCCCGAGGGCCACACTAGAGCCTATTTAAAAGTCCAAGATGGTTGCAATCGAGTCTGTTCCTATTGTAAGATTCCCCAAGCACGTGGTGCTGGTGTGAGCCGTGGACTGACGGATATTTTGGATCAAGTAAAATATATTCAAGATCACGGCGTCGGCGAAATCATTTTAACAGGTGTGAATTTAGGTTGGTATCGTGACGCGAATGGACAGAAATCCTTTATACCTCTATTGGAATCAATCTTAAAGATTTTGGATTATTCCAGGCTTCGATTGTCATCGTTAGAGCCTCCAGACTTGGGACATGATCTTGTAGATTTGATTTCCCATCCGCGTTTTTGCAAATTCTTGCATATTCCAATTCAGTCTGGTTCAAGGAAAATTCTGAAATCTATGCGAAGGACTTACAATCCGGATTCATTTAGAAAGAGAATTGAACTTGCTAAATCCAAATTCCCGAATATTTTTCTGGGCACAGATGTGATTACCGGTTTTCCGGGAGAGTCCGATTTCGAATTCAATGAGACTGTAGACCTTTTACGAGAGCTAGAATTCACTAAGATTCATGCATTTCCATACAGTGTTCGAAAGAATACAGAAGCAGAAAGGCTTGGTGATAGTGTACCGCACGAAATCAAAAAGCAAAGAGTTCTCGAATTGATGCATCTATCTCGGGAATGGACAAAAGATTATATCTTAAAAAGAGTATCTTCTCTGGAAGAAGCAATCTTAGAAAAAGATGGAACTTTAGTCACAGACAGCTATATCAAAGGAAGGTTGGCGGATCAAGAACTCAAGGATAAGCTCTTGGCGGGTCAATTTCTGGATGTTGAGATTGTAGGAATTCTTGATCAATCAAATGCTAACTCCAAATCTTCAGGTAAAGAAGTATTAGCAGAATTGCGAATAAGGACTAAGTAG
- a CDS encoding tetratricopeptide repeat protein yields the protein MLNKKNILNFGILFIILSFSLSAESDYASAKSKYQEKNWKATIEEIAKIHDAGGNSYETHVLCAFAYNNLNDFTSSSAHFFQAMKFKPNEPRMRADHIRLFLNHDKTKGALELATEAIERFSEDPEIQFLYAYTLFRRGKPKTALNRVEKLKSISQNDAELLNLEGKIYYSLGNYDKADVSLKWASAINSDSAAIWNNLALVQEKLFLASRKSGKKKEASQYLTEAKDSIQKAISLNAKEVPISKNAERILSYSI from the coding sequence ATGTTAAATAAAAAAAATATATTAAATTTTGGAATATTATTTATAATATTATCCTTCAGTCTAAGTGCAGAATCAGATTATGCTTCTGCCAAAAGTAAATATCAAGAAAAGAATTGGAAAGCTACTATTGAAGAAATAGCCAAAATCCATGATGCCGGAGGGAATAGTTATGAAACCCATGTCCTCTGTGCATTTGCTTACAATAATTTAAATGATTTTACTTCATCTTCAGCTCATTTTTTTCAAGCAATGAAATTCAAACCAAATGAACCTAGAATGAGAGCGGATCATATACGTTTATTTCTAAATCATGACAAGACGAAAGGAGCATTGGAGTTAGCAACGGAGGCAATTGAAAGATTTAGTGAAGATCCAGAAATACAATTTTTGTATGCATATACATTATTTCGTCGTGGCAAACCAAAGACAGCCCTCAATCGTGTGGAAAAATTGAAATCTATTTCACAAAACGATGCGGAATTATTGAATCTCGAAGGTAAAATTTACTATTCACTTGGTAATTATGATAAAGCAGACGTTAGTTTAAAATGGGCATCAGCAATCAATTCTGATTCTGCAGCAATTTGGAACAATCTCGCTTTAGTCCAAGAAAAGTTGTTTCTTGCAAGTCGTAAATCAGGTAAGAAAAAAGAAGCGAGCCAATATCTTACCGAAGCAAAAGACAGCATTCAAAAAGCAATTTCTCTCAATGCAAAAGAAGTCCCAATCTCCAAAAATGCAGAAAGAATTCTCTCCTATTCCATCTAG
- a CDS encoding ATP-dependent Clp protease ATP-binding subunit, with the protein MLEFTKRAKRVINEIAQDEAKRLGSDFIGPEHILLGLLKEEDSVAIKILTNLNINLSELRREVEKRTRENSGALLMDVSQGQDKYQKMIDISKEEAKRLKHNYVGTEHILLALLRDNNNIAGGSLSSFSVNYNVIKSEILRLLGAPPASTAGVTGSASPSPANNPPRTEKSKTPILDEFARDLTQLAKEKKLDPVIGRSKEIERVIQILSRKTKNNPVLIGESGVGKTAIVEGLASAIIDKLVPDLLFDKRVLSLDLASLIAGTKYRGEFEERLKKIMKEIVSSSNIIIFIDELHTLIGAGAAEGAVDAANILKPALARGELQCIGATTITEYRKYIEKDSALERRFQTVKVEEPSVDDAILILDGLKKAYEVHHKVKYSPKALEQAVRMSSRYINDRYLPDKAIDIIDEAGAKARLANCQRPVEIKEIEEEIKNLSVKKEDLVRAQEYEKAAAIRDEVNRKKQELEDKTKQWQERMEGYAVNIEEEDILSIVSSWTGIPLNRMEETENQKLLHIENSLRERVVGQDDAIEKIARAVRRSRTGLKSEKRPTGSFIFLGPTGVGKTELAKALTEQLFGTDDKMLRVDMSEYMEPHSVSRLIGAPPGYVGYDDGGQLTEFVRRRPYSVILLDEIEKAHHDIFNILLQIMEEGNLTDSKGRKVNFRDTIIILTSNIAAKEITKGGRLGFEDFAHENEKYKTDQARDELKKHFSPEFLNRVDEIVYFQPLQKENIVRIVDIMLVDFNKRLFEKKIKVELTESAKEHFATIGYDQVYGARPLRRVFQRELEDYMATETLKGTYEKPSIIHMDYVEGKFEYKNGDWVDYQEKSRPSSVNNEEENGREPEKEIALV; encoded by the coding sequence ATGCTAGAGTTTACAAAAAGAGCTAAAAGAGTCATCAACGAGATCGCCCAAGATGAAGCAAAGAGGCTTGGTAGCGACTTTATTGGCCCAGAACATATCCTCTTAGGTCTTCTCAAGGAAGAAGACTCAGTTGCGATAAAAATACTTACTAATCTAAACATCAATCTCAGTGAACTTCGTCGTGAAGTTGAGAAACGGACAAGAGAAAATTCTGGTGCGCTACTTATGGATGTCTCTCAAGGACAAGATAAATATCAGAAAATGATAGATATTTCCAAGGAAGAAGCCAAAAGACTCAAACACAATTATGTTGGAACAGAACATATTTTGCTCGCTCTGTTAAGAGATAATAATAATATCGCTGGCGGTTCTCTATCGTCTTTTAGCGTTAATTATAATGTTATAAAATCAGAAATATTGCGATTGTTAGGTGCACCACCTGCGTCAACTGCTGGGGTTACTGGTTCTGCGAGTCCATCTCCAGCAAACAATCCTCCAAGAACGGAGAAATCTAAGACTCCCATATTGGATGAATTTGCTCGTGATCTAACACAACTTGCTAAAGAAAAGAAACTCGATCCAGTCATTGGAAGATCCAAAGAAATTGAAAGAGTTATCCAGATTCTATCCAGAAAGACCAAGAACAATCCTGTATTGATTGGCGAGTCTGGTGTAGGAAAAACAGCAATCGTTGAAGGTCTTGCTTCGGCTATCATTGATAAATTGGTTCCTGATTTGCTATTTGATAAGAGAGTTCTATCTCTGGATCTTGCAAGTCTCATCGCTGGAACAAAATATCGTGGTGAATTTGAAGAAAGACTCAAGAAAATCATGAAAGAGATTGTCAGTTCTTCGAATATCATTATATTCATAGATGAGTTGCATACTCTAATTGGGGCAGGAGCTGCGGAGGGTGCAGTTGATGCTGCAAATATTCTTAAGCCTGCACTTGCTCGTGGTGAGTTGCAGTGTATCGGAGCTACAACAATTACGGAATACCGCAAGTACATAGAAAAAGACTCAGCTTTAGAAAGAAGATTCCAAACTGTAAAAGTGGAAGAGCCTTCTGTAGATGATGCGATTTTGATACTAGATGGTCTTAAGAAAGCGTACGAAGTGCATCATAAAGTTAAATACTCTCCTAAGGCATTGGAGCAAGCGGTGAGAATGTCTAGTCGTTATATCAATGACAGATACCTCCCAGATAAAGCGATTGATATCATTGATGAAGCAGGCGCTAAAGCAAGACTTGCGAATTGCCAGAGACCAGTCGAGATCAAAGAGATTGAAGAAGAAATCAAGAATCTCTCCGTCAAGAAAGAGGATTTAGTTCGTGCTCAAGAGTATGAAAAAGCTGCTGCAATTCGTGATGAAGTCAACCGCAAGAAACAAGAACTTGAAGATAAGACAAAGCAATGGCAAGAAAGAATGGAAGGCTACGCAGTCAATATCGAAGAAGAGGATATACTTTCCATAGTTTCTTCATGGACTGGCATTCCACTCAATCGTATGGAAGAGACTGAGAACCAGAAATTACTTCATATTGAAAATTCACTCAGAGAACGAGTTGTTGGCCAAGATGATGCTATCGAAAAAATCGCAAGAGCAGTAAGACGTTCGCGAACAGGTCTTAAAAGTGAGAAACGTCCGACAGGATCTTTTATCTTTCTTGGACCAACGGGTGTGGGCAAAACAGAACTTGCCAAGGCATTGACAGAACAACTATTCGGAACCGATGACAAAATGTTGCGAGTGGATATGTCAGAATATATGGAACCGCATTCTGTAAGTCGCTTGATTGGAGCGCCTCCTGGTTATGTTGGATATGATGATGGTGGCCAGCTAACGGAGTTTGTGCGAAGAAGACCTTATTCTGTAATTCTTCTGGATGAGATTGAAAAAGCTCACCATGACATCTTCAATATTCTTTTGCAGATTATGGAAGAGGGCAATCTGACAGATTCAAAAGGAAGAAAGGTTAATTTTCGAGATACGATCATTATTTTGACTTCGAATATTGCTGCAAAAGAAATCACCAAAGGCGGACGCTTGGGGTTTGAAGATTTTGCACATGAGAATGAAAAATACAAAACGGATCAGGCTCGTGATGAATTGAAAAAACATTTCTCACCAGAATTCTTAAACCGTGTGGACGAAATCGTATATTTCCAACCATTGCAAAAAGAGAATATTGTAAGAATTGTGGATATCATGTTGGTTGATTTCAACAAGAGATTGTTCGAAAAGAAAATCAAAGTGGAACTCACTGAATCTGCAAAAGAACATTTTGCAACTATTGGTTACGATCAAGTTTATGGAGCAAGACCTCTTAGAAGAGTTTTCCAAAGAGAATTAGAAGATTATATGGCAACTGAAACTCTCAAAGGAACATACGAGAAACCATCCATTATTCATATGGATTATGTGGAAGGCAAATTTGAGTATAAGAATGGGGATTGGGTTGATTATCAAGAAAAATCTAGACCTAGCTCCGTTAACAATGAAGAGGAAAATGGAAGAGAACCTGAGAAGGAGATAGCTCTGGTCTAA
- a CDS encoding ABC transporter ATP-binding protein, whose product MTESINNTNMKNIVNVRNLVKTYQVVDKNFEILQGLNLTVGPKEIVSVEGASGVGKSTLLNILGAMDGFDSGLVEVCGIDLGKLTERQKEMYRGEKISIIFQQHMLLPDFTAIENVMIPLMISGVSKMQSREKAKSILDRVGLGERLDSFPSQLSGGESARTGVARALVAGKELVLADEPTGNLDRENSRMLMDLIRELQEELSFSLILVTHDMELASMAHKRNKILSGVLQPFE is encoded by the coding sequence ATGACTGAATCAATTAACAATACAAATATGAAAAATATCGTAAACGTAAGAAACCTTGTAAAAACATATCAGGTGGTTGATAAGAATTTTGAAATCTTACAAGGTTTAAATCTTACAGTTGGACCAAAAGAAATTGTATCGGTCGAAGGTGCTAGTGGTGTAGGTAAATCTACTCTATTGAATATCTTGGGTGCTATGGATGGATTCGACTCTGGCTTAGTTGAGGTTTGCGGAATTGACTTAGGTAAACTAACAGAGCGTCAGAAAGAAATGTATCGTGGCGAGAAAATTTCTATCATTTTCCAGCAGCATATGCTGCTTCCGGATTTTACAGCCATAGAAAATGTTATGATCCCTCTTATGATTTCGGGTGTAAGCAAAATGCAATCTCGCGAAAAGGCAAAATCTATCCTTGATCGAGTAGGTCTGGGTGAACGATTGGATAGTTTTCCCTCACAACTATCAGGTGGTGAGAGCGCAAGAACTGGAGTTGCTCGTGCCCTTGTCGCTGGTAAAGAACTGGTTCTCGCGGATGAGCCAACTGGAAATTTGGATAGAGAAAATTCAAGAATGCTAATGGATTTGATTCGAGAATTGCAAGAGGAATTATCTTTTTCTCTCATCCTTGTAACTCACGATATGGAACTTGCATCGATGGCGCATAAGAGAAATAAAATTCTATCTGGTGTCCTCCAACCTTTTGAATGA